The window TCACGCACATAAAAACACGCCagcaatagcaaagtcatataggTCCAAAGCTATGGACCGGTTCAGCTATTAACTTTAACTAGTCCGGGCATCAATACGGTGTACTAACCATCTGCTAATACTGGCCCGGACATTATAGCTAAAGCATTTATACGGATTTTGCCGTCCACTTGAACTTGATCATCTGCTAATCAATTCTTCATGCACGGCTACTTGACCCAACAACTCGATTACATGGGTGGAGTCGTCGTTTACTTCCACTCCAAACTGAACTACGGAAACTTCGAGGTTGCCTCGCTCCTCTGCTCGTCAGTGGATGCTTGCATGTGTCTTACAACTGTTGAACCCACGCCGATGCGATCACGATTAGCAGTCAGTCATCATCGTTTACTTTTACCTGCACCAATTAAGGCGCTAATTATTCTAAGCCTCCACTTGAGTTCAGACATGACTTTGTCAAAAACTCCAACCTCCACCCCCAGCATGCATGGCCGCAAGCACCACTATAAATGTCCATACGATCTTTCACTTGGAACTCACCTCATCTTGCAAGAGTACACACTTCCATAAAACACACACAATGGTAGGCACAAAGCTAGTAGCCCTCGGCTATGTTGTCCTCTTGAGCATTGGACTGGCCAATGCTGCAAGGGTGGTTAGATTCGGCAGTGGAAGCGCCACGGGaacgggagcgggaggaggagagggtggGGGAACTGTGAGTGGTGGTGGCTCGGGTGCTGGGAGTGGAACTGGGTCTGGCGTGAGTTCTAATAGTGGTAGCCATGCAagcggtggaggtggaggtggcggtggaggcggcggccaaaATGGTGGAACTGGATATGGTAGCGGGTCCGGCTCTGGCTCCGGTTCTAGTCAATATAGTCAAGGATCTTCATATCCTTATGGTGGTGGCTATGGTGGATATACTAGCGCTGGCGGtgccggtggcggtggtggtggagggcaaGCTAGTGGTTATCAAGGATCTAGTGGGTATGGGGCTGGTAGTGGCACTGGTTCCGGCTCAGCTACTGCTACTAACAATTGGTATAGACAAGGTAGTACAAATGCAGATGCTGGTGGAA is drawn from Triticum aestivum cultivar Chinese Spring unplaced genomic scaffold, IWGSC CS RefSeq v2.1 scaffold176047, whole genome shotgun sequence and contains these coding sequences:
- the LOC123176753 gene encoding glycine-rich cell wall structural protein 2-like codes for the protein MVGTKLVALGYVVLLSIGLANAARVVRFGSGSATGTGAGGGEGGGTVSGGGSGAGSGTGSGVSSNSGSHASGGGGGGGGGGGQNGGTGYGSGSGSGSGSSQYSQGSSYPYGGGYGGYTSAGGAGGGGGGGQASGYQGSSGYGAGSGTGSGSATATNNWYRQGSTNADAGGNGGGNGGGRNGGHGAGKGAGSGYGNAYP